From Domibacillus sp. DTU_2020_1001157_1_SI_ALB_TIR_016, a single genomic window includes:
- the spoIID gene encoding stage II sporulation protein D, whose translation MKKPFFAFLLIVVTAIAIPAAGLWLTDGQKTAPKKEEKEPTVEVIRSDTQKTESVPLEEYVAGVVAAEMPASFEKEALKAQAVAARTFILTETLKGQDVTDTVDDQVFKDEDDQKKMWGADFKKNKEKIEEAADETEGEVLVYDGQPITAAFFSSGNGQTENAEEYWQSAAPYLISVVSPWDESAPNFEQELVLTKQEVEEKLDVSLPSSGEVGTVVDKTTGGRIGSILIDGQSFTGREIREALGLPSADFNMTVKGSDVIVETKGYGHGVGMSQYGANGMAKEGKNYKDITAHYYPGAEIADVQSFLK comes from the coding sequence TTGAAAAAGCCGTTTTTCGCTTTTTTACTGATCGTCGTTACAGCTATTGCGATTCCAGCTGCCGGCCTGTGGCTGACGGACGGACAAAAGACGGCGCCAAAGAAGGAGGAGAAAGAGCCGACTGTAGAGGTTATTCGGTCTGACACGCAAAAAACTGAATCTGTTCCGCTTGAGGAGTATGTGGCAGGAGTAGTAGCAGCTGAAATGCCGGCTTCTTTTGAAAAAGAAGCGTTAAAAGCCCAGGCTGTCGCTGCGCGTACCTTTATTTTAACGGAAACGCTGAAAGGGCAGGACGTAACGGATACCGTAGATGACCAGGTATTTAAAGATGAGGATGACCAGAAAAAAATGTGGGGAGCCGATTTTAAGAAAAACAAAGAGAAGATTGAAGAGGCTGCAGATGAAACAGAAGGGGAAGTACTCGTGTATGATGGACAACCAATTACAGCTGCGTTTTTTTCCTCTGGCAATGGACAGACGGAAAATGCTGAAGAATACTGGCAGTCAGCAGCCCCCTATTTAATCAGTGTCGTGAGTCCATGGGATGAATCTGCCCCTAATTTTGAACAAGAACTCGTTCTGACCAAACAAGAAGTAGAGGAAAAGCTGGATGTGTCTCTGCCTTCATCGGGGGAAGTCGGTACGGTAGTGGATAAAACAACTGGCGGGCGTATCGGCAGCATTTTAATTGACGGCCAATCATTTACAGGCCGGGAAATAAGAGAAGCCCTTGGCCTGCCTTCTGCGGACTTTAACATGACGGTTAAAGGCAGTGATGTAATCGTAGAAACGAAAGGATATGGACACGGAGTGGGGATGAGCCAATACGGAGCTAACGGGATGGCGAAAGAAGGGAAAAACTATAAAGATATTACAGCCCATTATTATCCGGGTGCCGAAATAGCAGATGTGCAGTCTTTCTTAAAATAA
- a CDS encoding VanZ family protein produces the protein MKKGIRFLMMGLPVLYMIAIWIMSGLPHDTIMDLPNNKVDLFIKESLHLVEFAILYGLIVLALLANGKLTPLTSLAAAMFASFYGLTDEIHQAFVPYRSATLIDAVKDVTGVTIAFLAVNYFYFERKSRIGRWLAGFGEWTRPQ, from the coding sequence GTGAAAAAAGGAATTCGGTTTTTAATGATGGGACTGCCTGTTTTATATATGATTGCTATTTGGATCATGTCAGGGCTTCCGCACGATACAATTATGGATTTACCGAATAATAAAGTAGACTTATTTATAAAAGAATCACTTCACCTTGTTGAATTTGCCATTTTGTACGGCCTGATTGTGCTTGCTCTTTTAGCAAATGGAAAGCTGACGCCGCTTACCAGCCTGGCTGCAGCAATGTTTGCTTCTTTTTACGGACTGACTGACGAAATCCATCAAGCATTCGTACCGTACCGGTCGGCTACGCTTATTGATGCAGTCAAAGACGTAACCGGTGTTACGATTGCATTTTTAGCTGTTAATTATTTTTATTTCGAGCGCAAATCACGTATCGGCCGCTGGCTGGCAGGCTTCGGTGAATGGACACGTCCGCAGTAA
- a CDS encoding M23 family metallopeptidase — MKRRALPVIYLACAILLISSLMFYEVMKPEKKEDAAVFDQPAESVNGTVETEQMIMPVVEGAIAKTAFYDSKAKAAQQEEALVVFNDTYYESTGVDYALENGKTFAVSAPLSGTVTDVREDAFIGNYIEIDHGNGAVSTFQSIKDIQVKKDDKVSQGQKIGEAGRSILNESAGIHVHFEMTKDGDLINPSALYGKAVSEWK, encoded by the coding sequence ATGAAGCGACGGGCACTGCCTGTGATTTATCTTGCTTGTGCTATTTTATTGATTTCCAGTCTTATGTTTTACGAAGTAATGAAGCCTGAAAAGAAAGAGGATGCGGCCGTATTTGATCAGCCAGCAGAAAGTGTGAATGGCACTGTCGAGACGGAACAGATGATCATGCCAGTTGTAGAAGGAGCGATTGCGAAAACCGCTTTTTACGATTCAAAAGCAAAAGCAGCCCAGCAGGAAGAAGCGCTTGTTGTATTTAACGACACCTACTATGAAAGTACGGGTGTAGACTATGCGCTTGAAAACGGAAAAACCTTTGCCGTATCCGCACCGCTTTCCGGAACGGTTACGGATGTACGGGAAGATGCATTCATTGGGAATTACATTGAAATTGACCATGGCAATGGGGCAGTCAGCACATTCCAATCGATCAAGGATATTCAAGTGAAAAAAGATGACAAGGTCAGCCAGGGACAAAAAATTGGCGAGGCCGGACGCAGCATTCTCAACGAATCAGCGGGTATTCACGTTCACTTTGAAATGACCAAAGATGGCGACCTGATAAATCCATCCGCGCTCTATGGAAAGGCCGTCAGTGAATGGAAATGA
- the spoIIID gene encoding sporulation transcriptional regulator SpoIIID → MREYIKERALKAGKYIVETNKTVRDIAKEFGISKSTVHKDLTERLPNVNPELSARVEHILHYHKSVRHLRGGEATKQKWKRSV, encoded by the coding sequence GTGCGCGAATACATCAAAGAAAGAGCGCTGAAGGCCGGGAAATATATCGTGGAAACAAACAAAACGGTCCGGGACATTGCAAAGGAATTCGGCATTTCAAAAAGCACCGTCCATAAAGATCTAACGGAACGGCTGCCGAATGTAAACCCGGAGCTGTCCGCTCGTGTCGAGCATATTTTGCACTATCATAAATCTGTCCGGCACCTGCGGGGAGGAGAAGCGACTAAACAAAAGTGGAAGCGGTCTGTTTAA
- a CDS encoding rod shape-determining protein — translation MLSRDIGIDLGTANVLIHVKGQGIVLNEPSVVALDRSTNKVLAVGEEAYQMVGRTPGNIVAIRPLRDGVIADFDVTESMLRHFINKLNVKGFLSKPRILICCPTQITAVEQKAIREAAEKSGGKTVYLEEEPKVAAVGAGMDIFEPSGNMVIDIGGGTTDVAVLSLGAIVTAESIKVAGNTFDADIMNYVKKQYKLLIGERTAEAIKINVGTVYPGSRNEEMEIRGRDIMTGLPKILTITSVEIEGALRESVAQIVQASKNVLEQTPPELSADIIDRGVMLTGGGALLHGIDQLMADELKVPVFVAENPMDCVAIGTGVMLESMDRISSKKRKI, via the coding sequence ATGTTATCAAGGGATATTGGAATTGATCTTGGCACAGCTAATGTTTTGATTCATGTAAAAGGACAAGGAATTGTACTAAACGAACCATCTGTTGTCGCACTGGACCGAAGCACAAATAAAGTGCTTGCAGTAGGAGAAGAAGCTTATCAAATGGTCGGCCGGACACCGGGCAATATCGTAGCGATTCGTCCGCTTCGCGATGGAGTCATTGCCGATTTTGATGTAACCGAATCGATGCTTAGGCACTTTATTAATAAACTAAATGTAAAAGGCTTTCTATCAAAGCCGCGTATTTTAATTTGCTGCCCGACACAAATTACGGCGGTAGAGCAAAAAGCCATTCGTGAAGCAGCAGAAAAAAGCGGAGGAAAAACCGTTTATCTGGAAGAAGAGCCGAAGGTGGCGGCTGTTGGCGCCGGCATGGATATTTTTGAGCCGAGCGGAAACATGGTAATTGACATCGGCGGCGGTACGACGGACGTAGCGGTTTTGTCGCTGGGTGCGATTGTGACAGCTGAGTCGATTAAAGTGGCCGGCAACACATTCGACGCTGACATTATGAACTATGTGAAAAAGCAGTACAAGCTCTTGATTGGTGAGCGGACAGCAGAAGCGATTAAAATCAACGTCGGAACGGTATATCCAGGTTCTCGCAATGAAGAAATGGAGATTCGCGGGCGTGACATTATGACGGGACTGCCGAAAATTTTAACGATTACTTCTGTAGAAATTGAAGGGGCATTGCGTGAATCTGTCGCACAAATTGTCCAGGCCTCTAAAAATGTACTTGAGCAGACACCTCCTGAATTGTCTGCTGACATTATCGACCGCGGTGTGATGCTGACAGGCGGCGGAGCTCTTTTGCACGGCATTGACCAATTAATGGCAGATGAATTAAAGGTACCGGTATTTGTGGCCGAGAACCCAATGGACTGCGTAGCCATCGGTACAGGTGTTATGCTTGAGAGCATGGACCGGATTTCTTCCAAAAAAAGAAAAATATGA